From Triticum urartu cultivar G1812 chromosome 2, Tu2.1, whole genome shotgun sequence, a single genomic window includes:
- the LOC125537394 gene encoding oxygen-evolving enhancer protein 2, chloroplastic: MASTSCFLHQSTARLAASARPAPAVGRTQLFVCKAQKNDEAASDAAVVTSRRAALSLLAGAAAIAVKVSPAAAAYGEAANVFGKAKKNTDFVAYSGEGFKLMIPAKWNPSKEREFPGQVLRYEDNFDATSNLSVIINPTTKKTITDYGSPEEFLSQVGFLLGQQSYGGKTDSEGGFESDAVATANVLESSAPVVDGKQYYSITVLTRTADGDEGGKHQLITATVADGKLYVCKAQAGDKRWFKGAKKFVENAAGSFSVA; this comes from the exons ATGGCgtccacctcctgcttcctccaCCAGTCCACCGCGCGCCTGGCCGCCTCGGCGCGCCCTGCGCCCGCCGTCGGGCGCACCCAGCTTTTCGTCTGCAAGGCGCAGAAGAATGACGAGGCTGCATCTGACGCTGCCGTCGTCACCAGCCGGCGCGCCGCGCTGTCCCTCCTCGCCGgtgccgccgccatcgccgtcaaggtctcccccgccgccgccgcctacgGAGAAGCAG CCAACGTGTTCGGCAAGGCGAAGAAGAACACGGACTTCGTGGCGTACAGCGGCGAGGGGTTCAAACTGATGATCCCGGCCAAGTGGAACCCCAGCAAGGAGCGTGAGTTCCCTGGGCAGGTGCTCCGCTACGAGGACAACTTCGACGCCACCAGCAACCTCTCCGTTATAATCAACCCCACCACCAAGAAGACCATCACCGACTACGGTTCCCCTGAGGAGTTCCTCTCCCAGGTCGGCTTCCTCCTCGGCCAGCAGTCCTACGGTGGCAAGACCGACTCCGAG GGTGGGTTCGAGTCAGACGCTGTGGCGACGGCGAACGTGCTGGAGAGCTCGGCGCCGGTGGTGGACGGTAAGCAGTACTACAGCATAACGGTGCTCACGAGGACCGCGGACGGAGACGAGGGAGGGAAGCACCAGCTCATCACCGCCACCGTCGCCGACGGCAAGCTCTACGTCTGCAAGGCGCAAGCCGGAGACAAGAGGTGGTTCAAGGGCGCCAAGAAGTTCGTCGAGAACGCCGCAGGATCCTTCAGCGTCGCATAA